The following are encoded together in the Mugil cephalus isolate CIBA_MC_2020 chromosome 18, CIBA_Mcephalus_1.1, whole genome shotgun sequence genome:
- the rpl21 gene encoding 60S ribosomal protein L21: MTNTRGKRRGTRYMFSRPFRKHGPIPLSTYMRIYKKGDIVDIKGTGTIQKGMPHKCYHGKTGRVYNVTQHAVGIIVNKQIKGKILAKRINVRIEHVKHSKSRDSFLQRVKENESKKMEAKQKGSWIELKRQPAPPRNAHFVSTKKNEPQLLEPIPYEFMA; encoded by the exons ATGACGAACACCAGAGGCAAGAGGAGGGGGACCAGGTATATGTTCAGCAGGCCATTCCGCAAGCATG GCCCAATCCCCCTGTCCACTTACATGCGCATCTACAAGAAGGGCGACATCGTTGACATCAAG GGCACAGGTACCATTCAGAAAGGTATGCCCCATAAATGCTACCATGGCAAGACAGGACGTGTCTACAATGTAACCCAGCATGCTGTCGGCATCATTGTCAACAAGCAGATCAA GGGTAAGATCCTGGCCAAGAGGATCAACGTGCGCATTGAGCATGTGAAGCACTCAAAGAGCAGGGACAGCTTCCTGCAGCGTGTCAAGGAGAACGAGAGCAAGAAGATGGAGGCCAAGCAGAAAGGCAGCTGGATCGAGCTGAAGCGCCAG CCTGCTCCTCCCCGCAACGCTCACTTCGTCAGCACCAAGAAAAACGAGCCACAgctgctggagcccatcccCTACGAGTTCATGGCATAA